The Bacillota bacterium genomic sequence CCTGCAAAAGCGCCGATTTGTCCAGGCTATGGACACCCACGCAAGGCTGGCCCTTCACCCGGATTTGCCGGCTATCAGGGGGATTTACACAGGGGGATTCAGTCGGTTGCCACTGCCTGCATCATCTGGTATACTCAAGGCGCAACAATTTCAACGGCAGAGTAGGCGTTGCGCGTCAAGTGCTCCGGGATGGGAAGTCGCCCGGGGACGAAAGGGGAAGGCCGACAAAACTCCGGCCCGGCCTCTGCGGTGCGACGTCGCGTCCGCTGACCGCTCCAAGTGGGGACCTTAAAAAAACCCCCCCTTTAGTCGGCCTCGGCCTCTGCCGCGACAAGAGGGGGTTTTCTCATGCGTGGGGTGTACAGTACCACCCGCGCGGGGCTCCTCATCGCGGCCAGTGTGGTCCTGACGCGTTTCTTCGGCGTCATGGTGCCACTGGCCGGAGTGGGTGCCCTGCGGCTCTCCTTCGGTGACGTCCCGATCATCATGGCCAGTCTCTTTCTCGGCCCCGTCTGGGGGGCGGCCGTCGGCGCCGCCTCGGACCTCCTGGGGTTCGCCCTCAATCCCATGGGCGGCCCGTACTTTCCCGGGTTCACCCTGACCGCCGTCCTGGTCGGAGTATTACCGGCCCTGTTCCTGAGGCTCTTCACCGTCGGCCTGGAGCGGTCCGGGGAAGGTCGCGCGAAGCTCGCCTTCTGGCGTTACCTTGCGGCCATCGCCTGTTCCGACGTGATCACCTCGATGGTCCTCAACTCCTACTGGATCCACATCATGTACGGCAAGGCCCTGGCCGCCATCCTGCCGGCCCGGATCATCGCCCGGCTGGTGCTCATCCCGATCTCGGCCGCCCTGGTCTCGCTGACCGCCCAGGCCATGCCGGTCAGCCTGGCGGCCCTGGCCAAAAAACCGAGCACCAACGGACCGACGGTAGGTTGACGGAACCAAGCCAAAAGGCGGCGGCCCTTCGGGAATCCCGAAGGGCCGCCTCGTTTCCGGCCGTTCCGTTGGTCACTTGGCCAGGTCCACCGGCCGACGCGAGACCCACTCGTAGACACAGGACACCTCGAAGCCGAGTGAAGCGTAGAGGTTCTGCGGGGGGACGCTGCCGGCCACCACCGAGGTCCTGACCGCCGGCTTGCCCCGCCTGAGAATGAGGTTGACGCAGAATTGCGTGAGGGCCCTGCCGAACCCTTCTCTCTGGGCCTTGGGGGCCACGGCGACGGTGTCGATGACCTCCCCGTCGACGATGCCGCCAGCGATCAGGTTGCCAGAAACGTGGACGACGAAGATGTCGCCCCGCCTCTCGGCCAGGTGGGCCCGATACTCGGCGGTGTTCTGCCGGCGATAGACCGCCGCGGGCTCGAGCCCGAGCCGTTTTCGAACCGGGTAGAAGGCCTCGCTGTTCAGCCGGATGAGGCGGTCGAAGTAACGGTCCTCGTACGGTTCGACCTCGACGGCCGGCTCGGGAAAGCCGGGGCCGCGGTAGACCAGTTGGTTCATGGCGTACCAGAGGCCGAACCCCCGGCGGGCGAAGAAGGCCCGGGCGTCGTCGGCGGCGGCCCGGTACATCGCCGTGACCCGGGTCGGCGGCGCTTCGGCGAGGAGCGACTCCAAGGCGGCGTAAAGGTCGCGCCCCACCCCCCGCCGGCGGGCGCCCGGATCGGTGTACATCCTCAGGTTGTACCGACCCTTGCCCTGCGGTTGGAGGCAGGCCAGTCCGACGACCGTCCCGCCTTCGTCGAAGACGAGGGTCTGGTAGTCTCGGAGGACCTCCTTGACCCGCTCGGTGGTGACCACCTCATCCGTGCGGACGAGGCGCATCACCTCGGGCAGATCGTCAGGGTGGTACCGTCGGATCAACACGCCGCCCCCCCAAAGGCCCGGGCCGGCCTCGTGACGTCCCTCGATTCAATTATCGAAAGACCGGGGTCAATACGTGAACTGAACATTGAACGTGCTCGGCGAAAGGGTGGCGAAGGTGTAGCCCATATCCCTGAGACCTTCGATGATTTCCGGCAGGGCTTCCGGGGTGGTCGTCTTCGAGCTGCTGTCATGGAGAAGGACGATGACGGCCTGCCGGTGGGCCGCACCGGCCAGCACCGAGCGGACGATGGTCGCCTTGTCCTGGGTCTGGACGGCCGCATCCTGGCCCGAGTCGTTCCAGTCATCGTAGAAGTAGCCCTCGGCGAGGGCCCTCTCGGTCAGCTCGGACATCAGCTTCTTGCCGCCGAACTGCCAGGAGACACGGTTGTCGGACCCGCCCGGGAAGCGCATCAGGGTCGGGCGTTCGCCGAGGGTCTGCTGGACGAGGTCATCCAGCTTCCTCGCATCGGCCAGGTAGGCGTCGACGGAGGCGTAGATGGTCCGGTAGTTGTGACTGTAGGTGTGGTTGCCGATGGCGTGGCCTTCGTCCTTCATCCGGCGGTACATGTTGCGCCCGAACTCACTCGGGTTGCCGCAGACGAAGAAGGTCGCCTTGACCCCATACTCCTTGAGGATGTCGAGGACCTTGGCGGTGTTCTGGCTCGGTCCATCGTCGAAGGTGAGGTAGGCCGTCCGGACCGTTGGGCGGTTCTGCTCACGGTGCGGCAACGGCGGGGTCGTCTCCTCGGCTTTGACCCGCTCGAGCTCGGCCAGCCTCGCCTGAAGCTCGAACAGACGGGCCTGAAGATCGATGTTCTCTTCAGCGACCGTGGCGCTCTGCAGCTCGACCAGGGAGTAGTCGTCCTTGAGTTGAGACCCGGACTCCTCCAGAAGGGCGTTGGCCCGGGCCAGCCCGCTGTTCTCAAAGGTGACGCTGAACGCCCAGGCGGCCGAGGCGACCAGCAGGATTAGG encodes the following:
- a CDS encoding folate family ECF transporter S component; amino-acid sequence: MRGVYSTTRAGLLIAASVVLTRFFGVMVPLAGVGALRLSFGDVPIIMASLFLGPVWGAAVGAASDLLGFALNPMGGPYFPGFTLTAVLVGVLPALFLRLFTVGLERSGEGRAKLAFWRYLAAIACSDVITSMVLNSYWIHIMYGKALAAILPARIIARLVLIPISAALVSLTAQAMPVSLAALAKKPSTNGPTVG
- a CDS encoding GNAT family N-acetyltransferase, producing the protein MIRRYHPDDLPEVMRLVRTDEVVTTERVKEVLRDYQTLVFDEGGTVVGLACLQPQGKGRYNLRMYTDPGARRRGVGRDLYAALESLLAEAPPTRVTAMYRAAADDARAFFARRGFGLWYAMNQLVYRGPGFPEPAVEVEPYEDRYFDRLIRLNSEAFYPVRKRLGLEPAAVYRRQNTAEYRAHLAERRGDIFVVHVSGNLIAGGIVDGEVIDTVAVAPKAQREGFGRALTQFCVNLILRRGKPAVRTSVVAGSVPPQNLYASLGFEVSCVYEWVSRRPVDLAK
- a CDS encoding polysaccharide deacetylase family protein, producing MSQIRKNRSAITLILLVASAAWAFSVTFENSGLARANALLEESGSQLKDDYSLVELQSATVAEENIDLQARLFELQARLAELERVKAEETTPPLPHREQNRPTVRTAYLTFDDGPSQNTAKVLDILKEYGVKATFFVCGNPSEFGRNMYRRMKDEGHAIGNHTYSHNYRTIYASVDAYLADARKLDDLVQQTLGERPTLMRFPGGSDNRVSWQFGGKKLMSELTERALAEGYFYDDWNDSGQDAAVQTQDKATIVRSVLAGAAHRQAVIVLLHDSSSKTTTPEALPEIIEGLRDMGYTFATLSPSTFNVQFTY